A window of Clavibacter michiganensis contains these coding sequences:
- a CDS encoding TetR/AcrR family transcriptional regulator: protein MHSVTTSATGTGLRERRRVETSAKLTTLARRLTAQHGLAGFTVEEVCEQAGVSRRTFFNYFASKEDALFGRSARVDTADLEEAFVAAGDPEDPALSPTLLDDLADLCLERWARLDTDGTSMQDMHAAFRREPGLLVRALEAAVEDEAKDVLLVERREGLPAGDLRASVVVQIMGALGRASAREFLAPGNADPIQLILRRRLDALREIAHPTTTATTRQHERTP from the coding sequence ATGCACTCCGTGACGACGAGTGCAACGGGAACGGGACTGCGTGAGCGCCGCCGGGTGGAGACCTCGGCGAAGCTCACGACGCTCGCCCGACGCCTCACCGCGCAGCACGGCCTCGCGGGCTTCACGGTCGAGGAGGTCTGCGAGCAGGCCGGCGTCTCACGCCGCACCTTCTTCAACTACTTCGCCTCGAAGGAGGACGCGCTCTTCGGGCGCTCCGCACGCGTCGACACCGCCGACCTCGAGGAGGCGTTCGTCGCGGCCGGCGACCCCGAGGATCCCGCGCTCTCGCCGACCCTCCTCGACGACCTCGCGGACCTGTGCCTCGAGCGCTGGGCCCGCCTCGACACCGACGGCACCTCGATGCAGGACATGCACGCGGCCTTCCGCCGTGAGCCCGGCCTCCTCGTTCGCGCCCTCGAGGCCGCCGTCGAGGACGAGGCGAAGGACGTGCTCCTCGTCGAACGCCGCGAGGGGCTGCCGGCCGGCGACCTCCGCGCGTCCGTCGTCGTCCAGATCATGGGCGCCCTCGGCCGGGCGAGCGCGCGCGAGTTCCTCGCCCCCGGCAACGCCGATCCCATACAGCTCATCCTGCGGCGGCGCCTCGACGCCCTCCGCGAGATTGCCCATCCCACCACCACCGCGACCACCCGCCAGCACGAACGGACCCCATGA
- a CDS encoding MDR family MFS transporter: protein MTATAPAPLLLTQRRIWIIFSALIAGMLLSSLDQTIVSTAMPTIVGELGGVDHQVWITTAYLLATTIVMPIYGKFGDVLGRRNLFLAAIAIFTLASVGCAFAGDFWSFVVFRAAQGLGGGGLMILSQSIIADIVPANQRGKYLGPLGGIFGLSAVGGPLLGGFFVDHLTWQWAFYINIPIGIAAFVVAFITLTLPSKRATKRIDVAGVVLLSLATTCLIFFTDFGGDKAYGWGSLATWAWGLGLVVAASLFVFTESRADDPVIPLSLFRNPVFVNATAIGLALGIGMFAAIGFVPTFLQMSTGTSAAVSGLLLLPMMVGLIGMSITSGILISRTGRYRIFPIVGTLLTMLALVLMTSLTAQTPVWLICVFLFIFGLGLGLIMQVVVLVVQNAVPAAQIGTATSTNNYFREVGAALGTAVFGTLFTTRLTENLTTVFAGAGAAPGDAAASASSIDPQTLNGLPDAVRDGIVDAYADALAPVFWYLVPFIAIAFVLSLVLKQIPLSDVAGLVARGEAVGGEEAERLEAEQRAGVRAGTSPAQATGPDAADDASRIAVPSSDARDGRPER from the coding sequence ATGACCGCCACCGCCCCCGCGCCCCTCCTGCTCACGCAGCGGCGCATCTGGATCATCTTCTCGGCCCTCATCGCCGGCATGCTCCTGTCGAGCCTCGACCAGACCATCGTCTCCACCGCGATGCCGACCATCGTCGGCGAGCTCGGCGGCGTCGACCACCAGGTCTGGATCACCACCGCCTACCTGCTCGCCACCACGATCGTCATGCCCATCTACGGCAAGTTCGGCGACGTGCTCGGCCGGCGCAACCTCTTCCTCGCGGCCATCGCGATCTTCACGCTCGCCTCCGTCGGCTGCGCGTTCGCGGGCGACTTCTGGTCGTTCGTGGTGTTCCGCGCGGCGCAGGGCCTCGGCGGCGGCGGGCTCATGATCCTGTCGCAGTCGATCATCGCCGACATCGTCCCGGCCAACCAGCGCGGCAAGTACCTCGGCCCGCTCGGCGGCATCTTCGGCCTCTCGGCGGTCGGCGGACCTCTCCTCGGCGGCTTCTTCGTCGACCACCTCACCTGGCAGTGGGCGTTCTACATCAACATCCCCATCGGGATCGCGGCCTTCGTCGTGGCGTTCATCACGCTCACGCTGCCGAGCAAGAGGGCGACCAAGCGGATCGACGTGGCCGGCGTCGTGCTGCTCTCGCTCGCCACGACGTGCCTCATCTTCTTCACCGACTTCGGCGGCGACAAGGCCTACGGCTGGGGATCGCTCGCCACCTGGGCGTGGGGCCTCGGGCTCGTGGTCGCGGCGTCGCTGTTCGTGTTCACGGAGTCGCGGGCGGACGACCCGGTGATCCCGCTCAGCCTCTTCCGGAACCCCGTATTCGTGAACGCGACCGCCATCGGCCTCGCGCTCGGCATCGGGATGTTCGCGGCCATCGGCTTCGTGCCGACCTTCCTGCAGATGTCCACCGGCACCTCCGCCGCGGTCTCGGGGCTGCTGCTCCTGCCGATGATGGTTGGCCTCATCGGCATGTCGATCACGTCGGGCATCCTCATCAGCCGCACCGGGAGGTACCGGATCTTCCCCATCGTCGGCACGCTGCTGACGATGCTCGCGCTCGTGCTGATGACCTCGCTCACCGCCCAGACGCCCGTGTGGCTGATCTGCGTGTTCCTCTTCATCTTCGGGCTGGGCCTCGGCCTGATCATGCAGGTGGTGGTCCTCGTCGTGCAGAACGCGGTTCCCGCCGCGCAGATCGGCACGGCGACCAGCACGAACAACTACTTCCGCGAGGTGGGCGCCGCGCTCGGCACGGCCGTCTTCGGCACGCTGTTCACGACGCGCCTGACGGAGAACCTCACGACCGTGTTCGCCGGGGCGGGCGCGGCGCCCGGGGATGCGGCGGCCTCGGCCAGCAGCATCGACCCGCAGACGCTGAACGGGCTCCCGGACGCCGTGCGCGACGGGATCGTGGACGCGTACGCCGACGCGCTGGCTCCCGTGTTCTGGTACCTCGTGCCCTTCATCGCGATCGCCTTCGTGCTCTCGCTGGTGCTCAAGCAGATCCCGCTGTCGGACGTCGCCGGGCTCGTCGCCCGCGGCGAGGCGGTGGGCGGCGAGGAGGCCGAGCGGCTCGAGGCGGAGCAGCGCGCGGGCGTCCGCGCCGGCACGAGCCCGGCGCAGGCGACCGGCCCGGACGCGGCCGACGACGCGTCGCGGATCGCGGTGCCGTCGAGCGACGCGCGGGACGGCCGCCCCGAGCGCTGA
- a CDS encoding SRPBCC family protein: protein MSEPIVITRTFAAPRERVFDAWITPADFSAWFGTAAVDVPLDTLRMDVRVGGAWSAVMRLPDGGSIDWAGEYVELDRPSRLAMTMTDRPDQPAGAPLTVDLEEVAGGATRMTMTQRAGEFTPEQREMTIQGWGGFLDVMEGLVAPTA, encoded by the coding sequence GTGTCCGAGCCCATCGTCATCACCCGCACGTTCGCCGCCCCGCGGGAGCGCGTGTTCGACGCGTGGATCACGCCGGCCGACTTCTCCGCCTGGTTCGGCACCGCCGCGGTCGACGTGCCGCTCGACACCCTGCGCATGGACGTGCGCGTCGGCGGCGCGTGGAGCGCGGTGATGCGCCTGCCCGACGGCGGATCGATCGACTGGGCGGGGGAGTATGTCGAGCTCGACCGGCCGTCGCGCCTCGCGATGACGATGACGGACCGGCCCGACCAGCCCGCGGGCGCGCCGCTCACGGTCGACCTCGAGGAGGTCGCGGGCGGCGCCACGCGCATGACCATGACGCAGCGCGCGGGCGAGTTCACGCCCGAGCAGCGTGAGATGACGATCCAGGGCTGGGGCGGGTTCCTCGACGTGATGGAGGGGCTGGTCGCGCCGACCGCCTAG